CGCCGACGGCGGTGTAGTCGCGCTCGACCTCGACGATCTTGGGCATCGTCACGCCCGGGACCGGTTCGCACTCGCCGTGCTTCCAGTCGCGGACCACCCCGTGCGGGTTGGCCATCGCGTCCGGAGTGTCGTGGAGCAACGGGACCGCCACGACGTCCTTGCGGGTGTCGAGCCGCCCGGCCGAGAGTTCGCTGAACTTCGTCGCGATCGCCTGCCAGGCATCCCAGTCGGTGCGGGTCTGCCACGGCGGCGCGATCGCGGGGTTGAACGAGTGGATGAACGGATGCATGTCGGTGGTGTTGAGGTCGTGCTTCTCGTACCACGTGGCCGCGGGCAGCACGACGTCGCTGAAGATGGTGGTGCTGGTCTGGCGGAAGTCGAGCGTGAGCAGCAGGTCGAGCTTCCCCTCGGGGGCAGTTTCGTGCCAGGCGACCTCCTGCGGCCGTTGGCCCTCGGACGCCTCGCCGGCGCGCAGCGAGTTGTCGGTGCCGAGCAGGTGCTTGAGCAGGTACTCGTTGCCCTTGCCCGACGAGCCGAGCAGATTGGCCCGCCAGATCGAGAGGATCCGCGGGAAGTTCTCGGGCGAGTCCGGGTCCTCGGCGGCGAAGCTCAGGTCGCCGGACTTGAGTTGGTCGACCACGTGCTCCGCGACCGGGCGACCGGCCGCGGCCGCCTCGTCCGCGACGTCGAGCGGGTTGCGATTGAACGTCGGATAGGACGGCATCCAGCCCATCCGTGCGCTCTTGGCGATCACGTCGGCGGTGCTCATGCCGGCCAGCAGCCCGTTGCCCGTCTTGGCGCGGACCGTGTCGGCGCCGAAGGTGTCGTAGCGGAACTGGTCGCTGTGGAGGTACCAGTAGGCCGTGTGGATCATCTGGCGCGGCGGTCGGTTCCAGTCGAGGCCGAAGGCCAGCTGTGCCCACCCGGTGACGGGGCGGCACTTCTCCTGGCCGACGTAGTGCGCCCAGCCGCCACCGTTGACGCCCTGGCAGCCCGTCAGCGTGGTCAGCCCGAGGAACCCGCGGTAGATCGTGTCGGAGTGGAACCAGTGATTGGTGCCCGCGCCCATCAAGATCATCGAGCGGCCCTGGGAGTCCTCGGCGTTCTGTGCGAACTCGCGGGCGATCCGGGCGGCGGCGGGGGCAGGGACGTTGGTGATCGACTCCTGCCAGGCCGGGGTGTACGGCGCCGAGGCGTCGTCGTACCCGGTGGCGTAGCCCCGGAGCCCGGCACGGCCGACGCCGTACTGGGCGAGCATCAGGTCGTACACGGTGGCGACCAGCCGATCACCGATCCGTCGCACGGGGACGTCGCGGGGCAGCGAGCCCGGCGTCCCGTCGACGTCGTCGAAGCGGGGCAGTTCCAGCGAGACAGTCTCGCCGCCAGGCTCGAGCACACTCAGCCGCGGTTCGACATCGCCGAGGTCGAGATTCCACTTGCCCACGCCGGACTCGCCGAAGCGGTCGCCGAGCGAGCCGTTGGGGACCACCGGCTGATCGGACCGTGCGTCGAGGAGCACGGTCTTGAAGTGTGCGTTCTCCTCAGCGGCGTGATCGGGGAGGTCGGCGGCGGTCAGGAACTTGCCGGCGCGGTAGGTGCCGGGCGCGTCGGCGACCTCCTCGAGCGAGACAAGGTAGGGCAGGTCGGTGTACTTCTTCGTGTAGTCGGTGAAGTACGGCGTCTGCCGGTCGACGAAGAACTCCTTGAGAATCACGTGCCCCATCGTCATGGCCAGCGCGCCGTCGGTGCCGGGAGCGATCGCCAGCCATTCGTCGGCGAACTTCACGTTGTCGGCGTAGTCGGGTGCCACCACGACGACCTTCTGGCCACGGTAGCGGGCCTCGGCCATCCAGTGGGCGTCGGGCGTGCGCGTGACTGGGACGTTGGAGCCCCACATGATCAGGTAGCCGGCGTCCCACCAGTCGCCCGACTCGGGTACGTCGGTCTGGTCGCCGAAGACCTGCGGTGAGGCGACGGGCAGGTCGGCGTACCAGTCGTAGAAGCTCAGCATCGAGCCACCGACGAGTGAGGTGAACCGGGCACCGGAGGCGTGCGAGACCATCGACATGGCCGGGATCGGCGAGAAGCCGGCCACCCGGTCCGGGCCCCACTTCGAGATGGTGTGGACGTAGGCCGCGGCCACCATCTCGGTGGCCTCGTCCCAGGTGGCGCGGACCAGCCCGCCCTTGCCCCGCGCGGACTTGTAGGCCTTCGCCCGCTGCGGGTTGTCGACGATGTGCGCCCAGGCCTTGACCGGGTCGCCGCCGTGCTGCGACTTGGCCTCGCGGTACATCTGCAGCAGCACGCCGCGCACGTAGGGATAGCGCACGCGGGTCGGCGAGTAGGTGTACCAGGAGAACGCCGCGCCGCGCGGGCACCCACGGGGCTCGTACTCCGGAGAGTCGGGCCCGACCGAGGGGTAGTCGGTCTGCTGGGTCTCCCAGGTGATGATCCCGTCCTTGACGTAGACCTTCCACGAGCACGAGCCGGTGCAGTTCACGCCGTGGGTCGAACGCACCACCTTGTCGTGGCTCCAGCGGTCGCGATAGAACGCGTCGGCGTCCCGGCCACCGGTCTTGACCAGGGTGCGCAGGTCGTCGGAGACCGTCCCTCTGGTGAAGTAGCGTCGGCTGCGGAGCAGCGCATCACTGAGACCTCCGTCCAAACCGATCTCGCGGGTATTCCGTGGTTCGGGGTGGGTCTCAGTGCTCACGTCGCGTCCTTGCCTGTGGGACCTGATGATTCTGTGCCGTGGTTCGGTGCGACGTCAGGAGGTGCTGGCGCCGCTGGGACTGCGTGCCCGTTGGAGGCCCGGTGGGTGCGTGCTGTGCGCCGGACGAGCGTCAGGGTCAGGACCAAAGTCAGTGCCGCGGTGATGGAGAGCAGCCACAGGCCAATCGCGTAGGAGTCGGTTTGGCCGTAGACGTAGCCCATCAGCAGTGGCGGTACGAAGCCGCCCAGACCGCCTGCGGCGCCGACCAGTCCAGTCACGCCGCCGACCCGCGATGGGTCAGTCACTTGAGCAATGAGTGCGAACGTCGCCCCACTTCCGCTGCCCAGCGCCACGGCCATCGCAAGGAAGGCCACCGTGCCGACACCATCGAGCGGCGGCGTGCCCGCCGAGAGCGCGGCACAAGCGACCACCACGCCGTAGCCGGTCGCCAGGACCGGGATGGAGCCGAACCGGTCCGAGAGCCAGCCGCCGACGGGACGCATGATGACGGCGACCACGACGAAGCCGGCCATCCGGTTCGCGGCGTCTGCCGGTGTCAGCCCATGGGCGGTCATGAGGTAGGCGGGCAGATACACCGAGAACGCGACGTACCCGCCGAAGGCGACGGCGTACAACACGCAGGCCTGCCAGGTGATGGGAAGCGTGGCGTTGGTCGCGAGCCGGCTGCCCAGCGAGGTGGTCGGGGTGGTCCGGCCAGGTGCGTCGCGTAGGAGCAGCCATGCGGCGATCGCGTAAAGGGCCAAGACGCCCGCGGTGATCAAGAACGGCGCCTCGGAGCCCACGTTGGTGAAGAGCTTGACCGTCGTCAAAGCGCTGATCGCGGTGCCGCCCATGCCTGCGCCGAAGATCCCGATGGCCAGGCCCCGGCGTTCAGGGGGAAACCAGGAGTTCACGAAGGGCACTCCGACGGCGAACGCGGTACCGGCGATTCCCAGGAAGAAGCCGCCCACCAGCAGCAGCACGTAGGAGTCGAGCGCGACGAAGGCGATGAACAGGATGGGAACGATCGTCACGCCCGAGATGATCGGGAACATCACCCGGCCGCCGAATCGGTCGGTCAATGCCCCGACCACGATTCGACCCAACGAGCCCACGATCACGGGCACCGCGACCAGCAGCGCCACGTCGGACTCGCTGAGCGAGCCGAGGGTGCCGGTGTCCCGGAACAATGGTCCGAGCGGGCTGATCAGCGCCCAGGCCCAGAAGTTGACCCCAAACCCCAGGGTCGCCATGGCCAGCATCAGCCACGGAGAACCGCCCAACTCGCGCGTGGGTCGATCGGCGCTGATCGACTCCGGTGGCGGTGCGGTCATCGTCGTCCCTTCTGAGATCATCGCGCTCTCCATCCTCACTGATGTTGCCCCTGTTGCCAACCCGCGCATGCTCATGGATCTGCGCGCACCAAGCTGAGGCGCCATGCAGGCGGGTGACATGACGAACCCGGCGGCCGCAGCGCAATCGAGCACTCACCTTGCAATCTGAGCGACTCGACGGCCTGCGGCGCCACCGGGCGCGCTCACCTCCCCCGCGTCGACTCCCGCACAATCAACCGGTGCGAGACCAGGTATTCCTGCACCGGTGAACCCGGATCCGCGATCCGCCCGATCAGCGCATTCACCGCCGTCTCGGCGATCTCACTGTTGTCCGCCGCCACGGTGGTCAGCGGCGGGAACGAGTAGGACGCCTCGGTGATGTCGTCGAAGCCCACCAGCGCCATCTGGTCCGGCACATCCACGTCGTGCTCGTGCAGGCGCCGCAGCGCACCCATCGCGAGCGCATCGGAAAAGCAGATCACCGCGTCCGGGCGCTCGGCCGACTCCACCAGGTTCGCCATCGCCTCGTACCCGTCCTCGGCGTCGTAGTGCTCCACGTACTGGTGATGCCCGGCGACCACACCGTCTGCCTCCGCCAACGCCGCCCGCACCCCCTCCTCGCGCAGGTGCGCCGTGCGGGCATAGCTCGCCCGCCGCAACCCGATGGCAGCAATACGCCGGTGCCCATCGGCGATCAACTTCTGGGTCGCCTCATACGCCGCCGCGCGATCGTCGATGTACACGTGGTCGAGGTGGTCGCCCGCGATCCGCTCCCCCACCAGCACCAGCGGGAACTCCGACTCCCGGTTCTCGATGTCCTCCGCGCGCAACGCCTCGGGGTGGAAGATCGCGCCGTCGAACATCGCACCGCGCGGCCCGAGCTGAATCAGCCTCCGCTCGCGTTCGATGTCGCCATGCGTCTGGTCCACGGCGACCGTGTACCCACGCGCGGTTGCCGCCTGCACGATCTCCGCGGCCAGCCGCGCGAAGTGGGACTGCGCCAGGTTCGGCACCACGAACCCGAGCAGCCCGATCTTGCCGGTGCGCAGGCTCTTCGCCAGCTGGTTCGGCCGGTAGTCCAAGGCCGCGAGCGCCGCCTCCACCCGGGCCCGGGTCTCCCCGGCCACGTACGGCTGATCGTTGACCACGTTGCTCACCGTCCGCGGTGAGACCCCCGCGAGCTGTGCCACGTCCTTCAGAGTCGCCATGGAATCCCCTTTCCTTCTTGCATCGTTGCATGAATCGAATTCGTTGGCTATCGTGACATCGTCTTTCAACGTTGCAAGAGCACTGGAGGCATCATGCGACCCACCCGACGCACCTGCATAGCCGCAGGTGCCGCCCTCGCCCTGACGGCCGGCCTGGCCGCCTGCAGCGACGGCGGTTCCACCGATGACGGCGGCCCCGTCACCTTGACCATGTGGCACGGCCTCACCGGCCCCGACGGCCCTGCCTTCCAGGAGGTCGTCGACGCCTTCAACGACGGGCAGGACGAGGTCACCATCGAGGCCGAGGCCCTTCCCTGGGACTCCCTCTACCAGCAGTTCCTCACCGCGGCCACCTCCGACGACGGTCCCGACCTGGTCGCCATGAGCGCCTCGCGCCTGCCCCAGTACGCCGAGCGCGGCGTGCTCGCCCCCACCGATGACTTCTACGCCGACGACACCTACATGGACACCTCGGTCCTGGCCGAGGGCGCCGTGCAGGCCTCGGTCTACGACGGCGTCAACTACGGCGTGCCCCTCAACCTCGGCCCCGTGCTCATGTACTGGAACAAGGCTGTCTTCGAGGAGGCCGGCCTGGACCCCGAGGCCCCGCCCACCACGTGGGAGGAGTTCGAGGAGATGATTCCCGACCTCACCGTGGACGAGGACGGTGACGGCACTCCCGATCAGTACCCCATCGCCATGGGCGATCACTCCACCGTCCCGGTCTTCCCGAGCTTCCTGTGGAACGGGGGCGGCGGCGTGGTCTCCGACGACGGCACCACCGCCCTGCTGGGCGATGCGGCCACCGTGGAGACCGCCGAGCACTGGGTGAACCTGGTCCGCGAGGAGCAGATCACCCCGGTGGGCATGTCCGGCGCCGACTCCGACCAGCTCTTCCAGGCCGAGCTCGCCGCGATCACCATCAACGGCCCGTGGATGACCGCCGGCCTGACCGAGGCCGGCCTCGACTTCGACGTCACCGTGCCGATGGCCGGCCCGGAAGGTCAGTCGATCCTCGGCGACGTCGTCTCCATGACCGTCTCCCAGCGCCTCGACGAGAACGAGACCGACGCCGCGTATCAGTTCTTCGCCTACTGGGAGTCGGTGGAGAGCCAGGCCACCTGGGCCAACGGGTCGGGCTTCCCCGCCATCCGCACCGACATGCCGGAGGACGCGGTCACCAACGAATGGGCCGCCGTCTTCGGGGCACCGGAGGTGCTGGAGAACGTGCGCCCCTACCTGACGGGCGTGCCGGGATCGGGTGAGATCAACGAGGACATCTTCACCCCGGCGCTGCAGTCGGCGCTGAACGGCACCGGTGAGGTGGCCGACCTCTTCCCCGCCGCGGGCGAGGAGATCCAGGCCATTCTCGACGGCGGCTCCTGACCTTCCGCTCACGGGTGGGCCCTACGTAGGGCCCACCCACCGCGGGACCCGAGAGGGGAAACCTATGAGATTCGGTCGCACGGTCGCGGGCAGGCAGGCGCGGGCGGCGTGGATGTTCCTCGCCCCCGGCCTGGCCCTGCTGACCCTGTTCACGGCCTGGCCGCTGCTGCGCACGGCCTACCTGTCCTTCACCGAGTACAGCCTGCTCACGCCCCCGGAGTGGGTGGGGCTGGCGAACTACCGCGAGCT
Above is a window of Ruania suaedae DNA encoding:
- a CDS encoding nitrate reductase subunit alpha, giving the protein MSTETHPEPRNTREIGLDGGLSDALLRSRRYFTRGTVSDDLRTLVKTGGRDADAFYRDRWSHDKVVRSTHGVNCTGSCSWKVYVKDGIITWETQQTDYPSVGPDSPEYEPRGCPRGAAFSWYTYSPTRVRYPYVRGVLLQMYREAKSQHGGDPVKAWAHIVDNPQRAKAYKSARGKGGLVRATWDEATEMVAAAYVHTISKWGPDRVAGFSPIPAMSMVSHASGARFTSLVGGSMLSFYDWYADLPVASPQVFGDQTDVPESGDWWDAGYLIMWGSNVPVTRTPDAHWMAEARYRGQKVVVVAPDYADNVKFADEWLAIAPGTDGALAMTMGHVILKEFFVDRQTPYFTDYTKKYTDLPYLVSLEEVADAPGTYRAGKFLTAADLPDHAAEENAHFKTVLLDARSDQPVVPNGSLGDRFGESGVGKWNLDLGDVEPRLSVLEPGGETVSLELPRFDDVDGTPGSLPRDVPVRRIGDRLVATVYDLMLAQYGVGRAGLRGYATGYDDASAPYTPAWQESITNVPAPAAARIAREFAQNAEDSQGRSMILMGAGTNHWFHSDTIYRGFLGLTTLTGCQGVNGGGWAHYVGQEKCRPVTGWAQLAFGLDWNRPPRQMIHTAYWYLHSDQFRYDTFGADTVRAKTGNGLLAGMSTADVIAKSARMGWMPSYPTFNRNPLDVADEAAAAGRPVAEHVVDQLKSGDLSFAAEDPDSPENFPRILSIWRANLLGSSGKGNEYLLKHLLGTDNSLRAGEASEGQRPQEVAWHETAPEGKLDLLLTLDFRQTSTTIFSDVVLPAATWYEKHDLNTTDMHPFIHSFNPAIAPPWQTRTDWDAWQAIATKFSELSAGRLDTRKDVVAVPLLHDTPDAMANPHGVVRDWKHGECEPVPGVTMPKIVEVERDYTAVGAKMQALGPLLERLGTTTKGVTYDVTKAVDYLGHKNGTVRGGAADGRPSLVRDVHACEAILALSGTTNGYLATQGFKTLEKRTGHLLHDLAAEHEGKQITFADTVAAPVPVITSPEWSGSETGGRRYSPFTINVERLKPWHTLTGRQHFYLDHDWMTELGEGLPVYRPPLNMGALFSEPEIGDVGELGVTVRYLTPHNKWSIHSEYQDNLFMLSLSRGGQTIWMSDQDAAKVGVVDNDWIEAVNRNGVVVARAIVSHRMPEGTVYMHHAQDRLIDVPIAETSGKRGGIHNSLTRILVKPSHVIGGYAQLSFAFNYLGPTGNQRDEVTVIRKRSQEVTY
- a CDS encoding ABC transporter substrate-binding protein — its product is MRPTRRTCIAAGAALALTAGLAACSDGGSTDDGGPVTLTMWHGLTGPDGPAFQEVVDAFNDGQDEVTIEAEALPWDSLYQQFLTAATSDDGPDLVAMSASRLPQYAERGVLAPTDDFYADDTYMDTSVLAEGAVQASVYDGVNYGVPLNLGPVLMYWNKAVFEEAGLDPEAPPTTWEEFEEMIPDLTVDEDGDGTPDQYPIAMGDHSTVPVFPSFLWNGGGGVVSDDGTTALLGDAATVETAEHWVNLVREEQITPVGMSGADSDQLFQAELAAITINGPWMTAGLTEAGLDFDVTVPMAGPEGQSILGDVVSMTVSQRLDENETDAAYQFFAYWESVESQATWANGSGFPAIRTDMPEDAVTNEWAAVFGAPEVLENVRPYLTGVPGSGEINEDIFTPALQSALNGTGEVADLFPAAGEEIQAILDGGS
- a CDS encoding nitrate/nitrite transporter; translation: MSMRGLATGATSVRMESAMISEGTTMTAPPPESISADRPTRELGGSPWLMLAMATLGFGVNFWAWALISPLGPLFRDTGTLGSLSESDVALLVAVPVIVGSLGRIVVGALTDRFGGRVMFPIISGVTIVPILFIAFVALDSYVLLLVGGFFLGIAGTAFAVGVPFVNSWFPPERRGLAIGIFGAGMGGTAISALTTVKLFTNVGSEAPFLITAGVLALYAIAAWLLLRDAPGRTTPTTSLGSRLATNATLPITWQACVLYAVAFGGYVAFSVYLPAYLMTAHGLTPADAANRMAGFVVVAVIMRPVGGWLSDRFGSIPVLATGYGVVVACAALSAGTPPLDGVGTVAFLAMAVALGSGSGATFALIAQVTDPSRVGGVTGLVGAAGGLGGFVPPLLMGYVYGQTDSYAIGLWLLSITAALTLVLTLTLVRRTARTHRASNGHAVPAAPAPPDVAPNHGTESSGPTGKDAT
- a CDS encoding LacI family DNA-binding transcriptional regulator, giving the protein MATLKDVAQLAGVSPRTVSNVVNDQPYVAGETRARVEAALAALDYRPNQLAKSLRTGKIGLLGFVVPNLAQSHFARLAAEIVQAATARGYTVAVDQTHGDIERERRLIQLGPRGAMFDGAIFHPEALRAEDIENRESEFPLVLVGERIAGDHLDHVYIDDRAAAYEATQKLIADGHRRIAAIGLRRASYARTAHLREEGVRAALAEADGVVAGHHQYVEHYDAEDGYEAMANLVESAERPDAVICFSDALAMGALRRLHEHDVDVPDQMALVGFDDITEASYSFPPLTTVAADNSEIAETAVNALIGRIADPGSPVQEYLVSHRLIVRESTRGR